In one window of Mercurialis annua linkage group LG4, ddMerAnnu1.2, whole genome shotgun sequence DNA:
- the LOC126677524 gene encoding scarecrow-like protein 6 isoform X1: MSWMPFHLQGKGGLDIVDFGSLASISSHQQETWKQKQHQEVNSFTTIEPTSVLHMRRSLSPPTSASTLSSSFNNGSSGGRGGGNSTENTTTATATAREKVVTPLNERKDEWATELQPIPSGLEIVSTGERCGLGLEEWENMLSEPNQEQSLLRWISGDVDESFGFRQLLQNGGNNNSADFDSGGLGLGMVDGMAGISSIGTNLSGFSASGFSSTNSSSSSNVNGNGKVNYASVGLGNNSSSNCSVQNPIFGALPPGMVYHHRQIEASEEKPQILNPQVMMNQHQSQNANTFMQFPFPQQNQLLQHETKRHNSGGMGPIMPQMIAKHPFGDPGHEILARKQQQQQHFQQGVNFVSPHMQQNAMVVKKEEQQHALLDQLYKAAELVGTGNFSHAQGILARLNQQLSPIGKPLYRAAFYFKEALQLLILMNNNNNNNSVTLLPPRSPTAFDVIFKIGAYKIFSEVSPLIQFVNFTSNQALLESLRDEDRIHIIDFDIGFGAQWASFMQELPRSRGTPLLKITAFASPSTHHPVEILLMRENLTQFANEIGISFELDVINFDSLEQSCYSLPIYRSSDNEAIAVNFPVWSCSNQPSALPSLLRFIKHLSPKIVVCLDRGERIDLPFPQHILHSLQAHIHLLESLDAANAASDAVNKIEKFLLQPRIESTVFGRLRAPEKMPTWKTMFASAGFSPVMFSNFTETQAEYVMKRIPVRGFHVEKRQALLVLCWQRRDLMSASAWRC, translated from the coding sequence ATGAGTTGGATGCCCTTTCATTTGCAGGGAAAGGGGGGTTTAGATATTGTTGATTTTGGTAGTTTGGCTTCTATTTCTTCTCATCAGCAAGAAACTTGGAAGCAGAAGCAACATCAAGAGGTTAATAGCTTCACAACCATAGAGCCCACTTCAGTTCTTCATATGAGAAGAAGTCTTAGTCCACCTACATCAGCTTCTACTCTTTCCTCCTCCTTCAACAACGGCAGCAGCGGCGGACGGGGTGGTGGTAATTCCACTGAAAAcaccaccaccgccaccgcGACGGCCAGAGAGAAAGTGGTGACTCCTCTGAACGAAAGGAAAGATGAATGGGCTACCGAGTTGCAGCCGATTCCGAGTGGGTTAGAGATTGTGTCCACAGGTGAAAGATGTGGTCTTGGTTTGGAGGAATGGGAGAATATGTTATCAGAGCCGAACCAAGAACAGTCCTTGCTGAGGTGGATTTCTGGGGATGTGGATGAGTCTTTTGGGTTCAGGCAATTGTTGCAGAATGGTGGCAACAATAATTCAGCTGATTTTGATTCTGGTGGGTTAGGGTTAGGGATGGTTGATGGAATGGCTGGTATTTCAAGCATTGGTACTAATTTGTCTGGTTTTTCTGCATCTGGGTTTAGTTCAACAAATAGTAGCAGTAGCAGCAACGTTAATGGAAATGGAAAGGTTAATTATGCAAGTGTCGGATTGGGAAATAATAGCAGCAGCAATTGTAGTGTACAAAATCCGATTTTCGGTGCTTTACCTCCGGGTATGGTTTATCATCATCGGCAAATTGAGGCATCTGAGGAAAAGCCACAGATTTTGAATCCACAGGTGATGATGAACCAGCACCAATCTCAAAATGCTAACACTTTTATGCAATTTCCATTTCCACAGCAAAATCAACTACTTCAACACGAAACCAAGAGGCATAACTCCGGCGGGATGGGCCCAATTATGCCTCAGATGATTGCGAAGCACCCGTTTGGTGATCCGGGTCATGAGATATTGGCCAGGAAACAGCAGCAGCAACAGCATTTTCAGCAAGGGGTGAATTTTGTTTCTCCACATATGCAACAGAATGCTATGGTAGTAAAAAAGGAAGAACAGCAACATGCTTTGCTGGACCAGCTCTACAAGGCGGCTGAGCTGGTCGGAACTGGGAATTTCTCACACGCGCAAGGGATATTGGCGCGGCTCAATCAACAACTCTCTCCAATCGGAAAGCCTCTGTATCGGGCAGCTTTCTACTTCAAGGAGGCTCTGCAATTGCTCATTCTCATgaataacaacaacaacaacaactcAGTCACTCTCCTGCCGCCCAGGAGCCCCACTGCGTTCGATGTCATATTCAAAATCGGCGCATACAAAATCTTCTCCGAAGTCTCTCCTTTGATTCAATTCGTCAACTTCACTTCCAATCAAGCCCTCCTCGAATCCCTCCGCGATGAAGATAGAATTCATATAATCGACTTTGATATTGGCTTTGGTGCTCAATGGGCTTCTTTTATGCAGGAGCTTCCGAGAAGTAGAGGCACCCCATTATTAAAAATCACTGCATTTGCCTCTCCTTCAACTCACCACCCCGTGGAGATTCTCCTTATGCGCGAAAATTTAACTCAATTCGCCAATGAAATAGGTATAAGCTTCGAACTTGATGTGATCAACTTTGATTCTTTAGAACAAAGTTGCTACTCTCTCCCCATTTATCGGTCAAGCGATAACGAAGCAATAGCGGTTAATTTTCCGGTTTGGTCCTGCTCGAATCAACCATCCGCATTACCTTCCCTGCTTCGTTTTATCAAGCACCTTTCGCCGAAGATTGTCGTTTGTTTAGATAGAGGGGAGCGAATCGACCTTCCATTTCCGCAACATATCCTGCATTCTCTGCAAGCTCATATTCACCTACTGGAGTCACTAGATGCTGCAAACGCGGCGTCGGATGCTGTGAATAAAATAGAGAAATTCCTACTCCAGCCGAGGATTGAGAGCACGGTGTTCGGCCGTCTCCGCGCACCGGAGAAAATGCCGACGTGGAAGACGATGTTCGCCTCGGCTGGATTCTCTCCTGTAATGTTCAGTAACTTCACAGAGACGCAAGCAGAGTATGTGATGAAGAGAATTCCTGTGAGGGGATTTCATGTGGAGAAGCGGCAAGCTTTGCTTGTGCTCTGTTGGCAGCGGAGAGATCTTATGTCAGCTTCGGCTTGGAGATGCTGA
- the LOC126677524 gene encoding scarecrow-like protein 6 isoform X2, which produces MRRSLSPPTSASTLSSSFNNGSSGGRGGGNSTENTTTATATAREKVVTPLNERKDEWATELQPIPSGLEIVSTGERCGLGLEEWENMLSEPNQEQSLLRWISGDVDESFGFRQLLQNGGNNNSADFDSGGLGLGMVDGMAGISSIGTNLSGFSASGFSSTNSSSSSNVNGNGKVNYASVGLGNNSSSNCSVQNPIFGALPPGMVYHHRQIEASEEKPQILNPQVMMNQHQSQNANTFMQFPFPQQNQLLQHETKRHNSGGMGPIMPQMIAKHPFGDPGHEILARKQQQQQHFQQGVNFVSPHMQQNAMVVKKEEQQHALLDQLYKAAELVGTGNFSHAQGILARLNQQLSPIGKPLYRAAFYFKEALQLLILMNNNNNNNSVTLLPPRSPTAFDVIFKIGAYKIFSEVSPLIQFVNFTSNQALLESLRDEDRIHIIDFDIGFGAQWASFMQELPRSRGTPLLKITAFASPSTHHPVEILLMRENLTQFANEIGISFELDVINFDSLEQSCYSLPIYRSSDNEAIAVNFPVWSCSNQPSALPSLLRFIKHLSPKIVVCLDRGERIDLPFPQHILHSLQAHIHLLESLDAANAASDAVNKIEKFLLQPRIESTVFGRLRAPEKMPTWKTMFASAGFSPVMFSNFTETQAEYVMKRIPVRGFHVEKRQALLVLCWQRRDLMSASAWRC; this is translated from the coding sequence ATGAGAAGAAGTCTTAGTCCACCTACATCAGCTTCTACTCTTTCCTCCTCCTTCAACAACGGCAGCAGCGGCGGACGGGGTGGTGGTAATTCCACTGAAAAcaccaccaccgccaccgcGACGGCCAGAGAGAAAGTGGTGACTCCTCTGAACGAAAGGAAAGATGAATGGGCTACCGAGTTGCAGCCGATTCCGAGTGGGTTAGAGATTGTGTCCACAGGTGAAAGATGTGGTCTTGGTTTGGAGGAATGGGAGAATATGTTATCAGAGCCGAACCAAGAACAGTCCTTGCTGAGGTGGATTTCTGGGGATGTGGATGAGTCTTTTGGGTTCAGGCAATTGTTGCAGAATGGTGGCAACAATAATTCAGCTGATTTTGATTCTGGTGGGTTAGGGTTAGGGATGGTTGATGGAATGGCTGGTATTTCAAGCATTGGTACTAATTTGTCTGGTTTTTCTGCATCTGGGTTTAGTTCAACAAATAGTAGCAGTAGCAGCAACGTTAATGGAAATGGAAAGGTTAATTATGCAAGTGTCGGATTGGGAAATAATAGCAGCAGCAATTGTAGTGTACAAAATCCGATTTTCGGTGCTTTACCTCCGGGTATGGTTTATCATCATCGGCAAATTGAGGCATCTGAGGAAAAGCCACAGATTTTGAATCCACAGGTGATGATGAACCAGCACCAATCTCAAAATGCTAACACTTTTATGCAATTTCCATTTCCACAGCAAAATCAACTACTTCAACACGAAACCAAGAGGCATAACTCCGGCGGGATGGGCCCAATTATGCCTCAGATGATTGCGAAGCACCCGTTTGGTGATCCGGGTCATGAGATATTGGCCAGGAAACAGCAGCAGCAACAGCATTTTCAGCAAGGGGTGAATTTTGTTTCTCCACATATGCAACAGAATGCTATGGTAGTAAAAAAGGAAGAACAGCAACATGCTTTGCTGGACCAGCTCTACAAGGCGGCTGAGCTGGTCGGAACTGGGAATTTCTCACACGCGCAAGGGATATTGGCGCGGCTCAATCAACAACTCTCTCCAATCGGAAAGCCTCTGTATCGGGCAGCTTTCTACTTCAAGGAGGCTCTGCAATTGCTCATTCTCATgaataacaacaacaacaacaactcAGTCACTCTCCTGCCGCCCAGGAGCCCCACTGCGTTCGATGTCATATTCAAAATCGGCGCATACAAAATCTTCTCCGAAGTCTCTCCTTTGATTCAATTCGTCAACTTCACTTCCAATCAAGCCCTCCTCGAATCCCTCCGCGATGAAGATAGAATTCATATAATCGACTTTGATATTGGCTTTGGTGCTCAATGGGCTTCTTTTATGCAGGAGCTTCCGAGAAGTAGAGGCACCCCATTATTAAAAATCACTGCATTTGCCTCTCCTTCAACTCACCACCCCGTGGAGATTCTCCTTATGCGCGAAAATTTAACTCAATTCGCCAATGAAATAGGTATAAGCTTCGAACTTGATGTGATCAACTTTGATTCTTTAGAACAAAGTTGCTACTCTCTCCCCATTTATCGGTCAAGCGATAACGAAGCAATAGCGGTTAATTTTCCGGTTTGGTCCTGCTCGAATCAACCATCCGCATTACCTTCCCTGCTTCGTTTTATCAAGCACCTTTCGCCGAAGATTGTCGTTTGTTTAGATAGAGGGGAGCGAATCGACCTTCCATTTCCGCAACATATCCTGCATTCTCTGCAAGCTCATATTCACCTACTGGAGTCACTAGATGCTGCAAACGCGGCGTCGGATGCTGTGAATAAAATAGAGAAATTCCTACTCCAGCCGAGGATTGAGAGCACGGTGTTCGGCCGTCTCCGCGCACCGGAGAAAATGCCGACGTGGAAGACGATGTTCGCCTCGGCTGGATTCTCTCCTGTAATGTTCAGTAACTTCACAGAGACGCAAGCAGAGTATGTGATGAAGAGAATTCCTGTGAGGGGATTTCATGTGGAGAAGCGGCAAGCTTTGCTTGTGCTCTGTTGGCAGCGGAGAGATCTTATGTCAGCTTCGGCTTGGAGATGCTGA
- the LOC126677107 gene encoding uncharacterized protein LOC126677107, with translation MGILRSGFSFIAGTVFGIFVAQNYDVPNIKKLTDTGLLVAKHIEETYRKPKKRDGD, from the coding sequence ATGGGGATTTTGAGGAGCGGGTTCTCGTTTATAGCGGGTACGGTGTTTGGAATATTTGTCGCTCAAAACTACGACGTTCCTAATATAAAGAAGCTCACGGATACTGGTCTGTTAGTAGCTAAGCACATTGAAGAAACCTATCGAAAGCCAAAGAAGCGAGACGGAGATTAG
- the LOC126678596 gene encoding uncharacterized protein LOC126678596 yields the protein MVELGCTVDGNMNEANFSEPLPWIGLYIAAASLACAIASAADIIYGIRSQKFWFPSKFCRINATSLTILAVAIKLSIDLNTPMPRRADQLTKLSSGVLICTLMGNSMPSLGVMVNTELFTNMIALGIIVMTAIADICIQIGTGVIYLYLEEHAFTMFFMLILLVLLSFSALTVPTTKRHLETKYKKKYEMAVEECSNDTDCEVETNLKNDITKFWMMAHTSSPQFVMGRSVICTAASVFCLLSAATLTESMLRSYLMPWSIKFCSGESDYKWSTILILITQTMAIGVGTIAPAVRWFAAINFRCPTTGKTYSSREFKVERYWTEFLVEMKECPLFTIRIRSRSWRKFAHDAKFTFLNVCIGMQIGIVLVSKVIRFLMSSILSFSKRFIKLIMLKLNISYDSGADPQPSSKPDLSRFVLHLEGETALVELMMKESCDATNHWLQKGRKKQPKHLIQLLEKSSDGLQGIQEFDSDLVESLDSEEPPNCWALPVVTLTAIALAIPNISCGLKQQLKSSVHEGLILVKRIEKNMDKEGDLPNIIKAAYIVWQGVDLYHNWLDIDLDKSPSQAETAKETLEGLADAAKERYMKFKIRYMNECLKEIPSNWPVKVLAANSMYRISQTILHYYERSNNKTSDRLYEAVTIMIADILGACLTNIQRIILRKCLSSSVETREESVRDAVFLMGETETILKLLHQKAIPTLTPEEKAHIDEWRSFYKRNNAV from the coding sequence ATTGGCTTATACATCGCAGCAGCATCTCTAGCCTGTGCAATTGCTTCGGCTGCGGATATTATCTACGGTATCCGCTCTCAAAAGTTCTGGTTCCCCAGCAAGTTCTGCCGCATCAATGCCACTTCATTGACAATTCTTGCAGTCGCAATCAAACTGTCTATAGATCTAAATACCCCAATGCCACGCCGGGCTGATCAGCTTACGAAGCTCAGCAGTGGAGTCTTGATTTGCACACTGATGGGCAACTCTATGCCTTCTCTTGGAGTTATGGTGAACACAGAACTTTTTACGAATATGATCGCTCTTGGTATAATCGTTATGACCGCTATTGCTGATATATGCATCCAGATAGGAACAGGAGTGATCTATCTGTATTTGGAAGAGCATGCATTCACTATGTTCTTCATGCTCATTTTGCTTGTGCTGTTGAGCTTTTCTGCTTTAACAGTGCCAACTACTAAGAGACATTTAGAGACCaaatataagaaaaaatatgaaatggcTGTCGAAGAATGCTCGAATGACACTGATTGTGAAGTGGAAACAAATCTCAAAAATGATATAACGAAATTTTGGATGATGGCTCATACCAGCAGCCCCCAGTTTGTGATGGGGCGTTCCGTTATATGTACTGCTGCCAGCGTATTCTGCCTCCTCAGTGCTGCGACTTTGACAGAATCCATGCTGAGATCTTACTTAATGCCTTGGTCAATCAAGTTTTGCTCCGGTGAGTCTGATTATAAGTGGTCAACCATCTTAATTCTTATAACACAGACCATGGCCATAGGAGTTGGTACTATTGCCCCTGCAGTTAGATGGTTCGCTGCTATAAATTTCAGGTGCCCGACAACAGGGAAGACTTACAGTTCAAGAGAATTTAAAGTAGAGAGGTACTGGACCGAGTTTTTAGTAGAGATGAAAGAGTGTCCATTGTTCACCATCAGAATCCGTAGTCGAAGCTGGAGGAAATTTGCCCACGACGCAAAATTTACATTCTTGAATGTATGCATTGGCATGCAAATAGGAATCGTATTGGTGAGCAAAGTTATTCGATTCTTGATGAGCAGCATTTTATCATTCTCTAAACGCTTTATAAAGTTGATCATGCTTAAATTAAACATCTCATATGACTCTGGAGCAGACCCACAGCCCAGCTCAAAACCTGATCTTAGCCGTTTCGTTTTGCATCTGGAAGGTGAGACCGCATTAGTAGAATTGATGATGAAGGAGAGTTGTGATGCTACCAATCACTGGCTGCAGAAGGGCAGGAAGAAACAGCCTAAACATCTCATACAATTGTTGGAAAAATCATCTGATGGACTCCAGGGAATACAAGAATTTGACAGCGACTTAGTTGAATCTCTTGATTCCGAAGAACCTCCAAACTGTTGGGCACTTCCAGTAGTAACTTTGACAGCCATTGCATTAGCAATTCCAAACATCAGCTGTGGTTTAAAGCAACAGTTGAAAAGTAGTGTGCATGAAGGCCTCATCCTTGTCAAACGAATTGAGAAAAACATGGATAAAGAAGGAGACTTGCCCAACATTATAAAGGCAGCATATATTGTGTGGCAAGGAGTTGATCTATACCATAACTGGCTAGATATCGACCTTGATAAATCACCATCCCAAGCAGAAACTGCAAAGGAAACGCTTGAAGGACTTGCCGATGCTGCAAAAGAAAGGTATATGAAGTTTAAGATTAGATACATGAATGAATGTTTAAAGGAAATCCCTTCAAATTGGCCCGTCAAGGTACTGGCTGCTAACTCCATGTATAGAATAAGCCAAACAATTCTACACTATTATGAACGAAGCAACAACAAGACCAGCGACAGATTATATGAAGCAGTAACTATCATGATCGCAGATATTCTGGGTGCTTGTCTCACCAACATTCAACGTATAATATTGCGCAAATGTTTGAGCAGCTCAGTTGAAACGCGGGAAGAAAGTGTGCGCGATGCAGTCTTCCTTATGGGCGAAACAGAAACAATTCTGAAACTTCTACACCAAAAAGCTATTCCCACTTTAACTCCAGAAGAAAAAGCACATATCGATGAATGGCGTTCATTTTACAAGCGGAATAATGCAGTTTGA